One region of Metallosphaera sedula DSM 5348 genomic DNA includes:
- a CDS encoding adenylosuccinate synthetase, producing the protein MLDILVGGFYGDEGKGKIASYLGLNGGYSLAVRTGSINAGHTVSYGGKTWKIRIIPSAFVNPKVKLALGPGALTSVEQLMKELNETGSTDRFMIDPHVGIITQTEVEEERKDEYLMKVIGSTGQGVGTSEAKRVLRKLKLAKDFKDLEKYISNVPESVLEFIERGERVLGEGTQGTYLSLYHGEYPFVTSRNTTSGGVLSEIGVGPKYVDQIIIIFKSFVTRVGEGYLENELPKEKAEEMGLVERGTVTGRMRRAAPFNLTLAKRAIQINSATQVAITKLDALFKDAKGVREYSKLPGEAKRWVENVENELGVPVTLIGTGEDALDTIDLRKEKMGD; encoded by the coding sequence GAGACGAAGGTAAGGGGAAAATAGCATCTTATCTAGGTTTGAATGGCGGATATTCCCTAGCTGTGAGGACTGGATCCATAAATGCTGGTCATACGGTGTCATATGGAGGTAAAACATGGAAAATTAGGATAATACCTTCTGCCTTCGTTAATCCTAAGGTTAAGCTAGCTCTGGGGCCAGGGGCACTAACAAGCGTGGAGCAACTAATGAAGGAATTAAACGAAACCGGCTCAACGGATAGATTCATGATAGATCCACACGTGGGGATTATCACCCAAACTGAAGTAGAGGAGGAAAGAAAAGACGAATATCTAATGAAAGTGATAGGTAGTACGGGTCAGGGTGTAGGAACCTCTGAGGCCAAAAGAGTACTTAGAAAACTTAAACTTGCTAAGGATTTTAAAGATCTTGAGAAATATATTTCAAATGTGCCAGAGAGTGTGCTAGAGTTCATTGAGAGGGGCGAAAGGGTATTAGGTGAGGGAACTCAGGGAACTTATTTGAGTCTTTATCATGGGGAGTATCCCTTCGTAACAAGCAGGAATACTACGTCTGGAGGAGTTTTAAGCGAAATTGGGGTCGGGCCTAAATACGTGGACCAAATTATCATAATATTCAAGTCGTTTGTGACCAGAGTTGGTGAAGGCTACCTGGAGAACGAACTACCCAAGGAGAAGGCGGAGGAGATGGGTCTTGTGGAAAGGGGAACCGTTACTGGGAGAATGAGAAGAGCTGCTCCATTTAACTTAACTCTTGCTAAAAGGGCAATTCAAATAAATTCAGCCACGCAGGTTGCCATAACAAAGCTGGACGCCCTGTTCAAGGACGCCAAGGGGGTCAGAGAATACTCTAAACTACCAGGGGAAGCTAAGAGATGGGTTGAGAACGTGGAAAATGAGCTTGGAGTTCCAGTTACACTCATTGGAACCGGGGAGGACGCCCTGGATACCATAGATCTACGAAAGGAGAAGATGGGTGATTGA